The DNA window GGAGATGCGGCCCTGCACGGTGTGGCCGGTGTCGGTGAGCCACACCCGTGGCTGCCCGGCGCCCGTCGGCGTGCGGTCGTCGACCTGGGCGAGATCGGCGTCGACGAGTTGGGTGATCAGCGTGTGCGCCGCCGGTTCGTCGACCTTGAGGGTGCTGGTGATCCGGTGCACGAGCCCGGTCCGCTCGATGGCGCCGGCGGCGAGGACGTTGAGGGTGAGCGCCTGGCCGAAGGTGACCCCGAGCGGGGCGACGGCCCGCTCCAGCAGGGCCCGGGTGGCGTAGTGGGCCTGGCCGACGACCTGGCCGTTGAGGGTGGGAGCGGTGGACATGACGCCTCCTTCTTAACGTTGGCTCGACCAACGTTGGTGCAGCCAACGTAGCATGGATCGTGGGTGGAACCAACGATTACTGCTAGGGTGCGACCCATGGAGTCCACCGCCCCGCAGTCACCCGCCGGGCTACGCACCACCCCGAGCTGGCTGCTCAACCAGACGGCCAGCCACGCCGCCCGCCTGGTCAGCGAGGGCTTCGCCGCCCACCACCTGCGCGGCTACCACTACCGGCTGCTGGCCGCGCTCGCCGAGGGCGGCCCCGCCAGCCAGGCCGACCTGGGCCGTCGCTGCGCCATCGATCGCAGCGACGTGGTGGCGGCCATCAACGACCTGGCCGGTCGGGGGCTCGTCGTACGAGCCCCCGACCCGGCCGATCGCCGCCGCAACGTCATCAGCCTCACCGACACCGGCGCCGACGAGGCACGCCGGATGGCCGAGACCGTCGACCGCGTCCAGCAGGACCTGCTCGCCCCGCTGTCCGCCGCTGAACGTGACCAGCTCGTCCGGCTGCTCACCCGGCTGCTGGACCACCACCGCCGGGACTGACCCGACCCGTCAGCGGGCCTCGCGCAGCTCCGCCAGCCGCGCCTCGATCTCGGCCAGCTCCGCGCGCAGCTTCTCCGCCTGCTGCTCCGCCTCCGCCCGTTCGGTGCCGAGGATCTGCTCCACCGCCTCCTGCACGCCCGGCACGTCGACCAGCGCCACCATCTTCAACGCCTCGGCCGGCTTCACCACGTACGGCTTCGCGAGGGCCTTGCTGCCCTGCTGCGCGGCGACCGTCCACTCACCCTCGGCGTACGCCAGTGTCACCGTCAGGCCCGCGGGGCCCTTGGGCTTCGCGGCCTTGACCGCCCGCCGCGCCGGCGCCTTCTCCACCTGCTCCACCTTCGGCTCCTCCCGCCGCGGCGTCGGCACCCGCGGCGTGTCCAACACGAACTCCGGCTCCGCCACCGCGGGCGGCTGCTCCTGCGCCGGCGGCTCCGGCTTCGGCTCGGCGACCCGACGACCGGCGCCCTTCGGCGCCACCGCGAGATCCGCGGGGGAGAACGGCAACTCGTCGCGGCCGAAGCGCACCACCACGAACTCGTCGGACACCTCGGGGTCGGTCAGCTCGACCACCTGGCCGATCTGACCGGCGACCTGCCCCGCCGACGCGGTGAACACCACCCTGGGCCGGCGGCCCGCCGCCAACGTATCCCGCAGGCTCTGCACCTCGTCAGTGGACAAACCCTGGCCGGCATCCATCACAACCCTCTTCCGTACACCTGTTTGATTGCTGTCTTGATACCAGCCGGCTGCGACACCCGCCGCACGGGGCTCACGCCCGCTCAGCCGCCCAACGCCCGCAGCGCCCGGTCGGCGTGGTCGTTCATGCTGATCTCGCTGTGGATCACCTCGATGACCCGCCGGTCCGCGCCGATCACGAACGTCATCCGCTTCGTGCTCAGCGGCCCCAACGGCAGCCGCCGGCGCACGCCGAACCGCTGCGCCACCGTCCCGTCCTGATCCGACAGCAGCGGATAGTCGAAGCCGTGCAGCGTGGAGAACTCCGCCTGCCGGGCCACGCTGTCGCGGCTGATGCCCACCCGCGAGGCGCCGACCGCCGCGAACTCCGCCGCCAGGTCCCGAAAGTGGCAGCTCTCCGCCGTGCAGCCCCGCGTCATCGCCGCCGGGTAGAAGAACAGCACCACCGGCCCCGCCGCCAGGAACTCCGACAGCCGCCGTGGCGTGCCCGTCTCATCCGGCAGATCGAAGTCCTCCACGACGTCGCCGACACCCACACCCGCCACCGCGCACCTCCGTTGTCGGACCAGACAGGCGGTGAGCGTAAGCGATCACGCCCAGAGGGCCGCCACCTCGTCCGCCACCACCGCGGCCTGCGTCCGCCCGGCCCGCGCGGATCCCGCCCGTCGCGCCGGATCCAGCACGTTGCGACCGATGGCCTTGCGCGCCGCCGCGTCCGGCGTCACCACCACCACCCGTGACCCGGCCGCCCGCAATCCGGCCACCTGCGCCGACAGCCGTGGCATCGGACCGAACGCCCCCGACGTCGGCGCGATCACCAGCACCCGTCGGGCATCCGCGGCCAGGTCGGCGTTCACCACCGAGCGCATCCCGCCGTCGACGTAGCGGCGCGCGCCGATCGTCACCGGCGGCCACACCCCGGGCACCGCGCAACTGGCGCCCACCGCGTCCACCAGGGACACCGCGCTGTCGTTGTCGAAGACCACGAACTCACCCGAGGACGCGTCCACCGCGGTCACCAGCAGCCGTCGCGCCGGCCACTGGGCCGTCGGCAGTCGGGCCTCGATGACGGCGCGTCGGGACGCCTCCGACGGGGTACGCGCCGCCACCGCCATCGCACCGATCCGCGCCCGTGCCCGTACCGCGTCGCGGGTCCGCGCGCCGGCCCACATCATCCGTGCCAGCACCGCCAGGCCCAGCCGCGCCGCCAGCTCGCCCGACGGCGGCGCCAACTGCGCCTCGTACAGCTGCTCCAGCGGCACCCCCGAACAGACCTGCGCCCCGACGACCGAGCCCGCCGACGTGCCCACCACCAGGTCGGCCTCGGTCACCGGCACGCCCCGTTCGGCGAGCCCCGCCAGCAGCCCCAGCTCCCAGGCCACGCCCGTGACCCCGCCACCGCCGAGCATCAACGCCCGCTCCATGTGACTCTCCTCTCGACGACCGGCCGCGCCGGTCACGGTAGCGTCGGCGCGGCCGGTACGCGGCCCCAGGAACCAGCGGGAGGCACCATGACACCCGTCACCGTCATCACCGGCGGTGGCCGCGGCATCGGCGCGGCCACCGCCCGCCGTCTCGCCGGAGCCGGTCACCACATCGCCCTGTGCTACCGCCGCGACCAGGCCGCCGCCGACGCCGTCCTGGCCGATCTGCGGGCCACCGGCGTGCAGGCCATCGCTGTACGCGCCGACACCACCGACCCGGACCAGGTCGGCGCCCTGTTCGACGCCGCCGCGCAGCTCGGCCCGCTCACCGGCCTGGTCAACAACGCCGGGGTCACCAGCCCCATCGGGCCCTTCACCGAGCTGCGCGTCGACGACCTGCGCCGGGTCGTCGACGTCAACCTCGTCGGCTACGTCCTCTGCGCCCAGCAGGCCG is part of the Micromonospora cremea genome and encodes:
- a CDS encoding MarR family winged helix-turn-helix transcriptional regulator, yielding MESTAPQSPAGLRTTPSWLLNQTASHAARLVSEGFAAHHLRGYHYRLLAALAEGGPASQADLGRRCAIDRSDVVAAINDLAGRGLVVRAPDPADRRRNVISLTDTGADEARRMAETVDRVQQDLLAPLSAAERDQLVRLLTRLLDHHRRD
- a CDS encoding peroxiredoxin: MAGVGVGDVVEDFDLPDETGTPRRLSEFLAAGPVVLFFYPAAMTRGCTAESCHFRDLAAEFAAVGASRVGISRDSVARQAEFSTLHGFDYPLLSDQDGTVAQRFGVRRRLPLGPLSTKRMTFVIGADRRVIEVIHSEISMNDHADRALRALGG
- a CDS encoding patatin-like phospholipase family protein; this translates as MERALMLGGGGVTGVAWELGLLAGLAERGVPVTEADLVVGTSAGSVVGAQVCSGVPLEQLYEAQLAPPSGELAARLGLAVLARMMWAGARTRDAVRARARIGAMAVAARTPSEASRRAVIEARLPTAQWPARRLLVTAVDASSGEFVVFDNDSAVSLVDAVGASCAVPGVWPPVTIGARRYVDGGMRSVVNADLAADARRVLVIAPTSGAFGPMPRLSAQVAGLRAAGSRVVVVTPDAAARKAIGRNVLDPARRAGSARAGRTQAAVVADEVAALWA
- a CDS encoding SDR family NAD(P)-dependent oxidoreductase; its protein translation is MTPVTVITGGGRGIGAATARRLAGAGHHIALCYRRDQAAADAVLADLRATGVQAIAVRADTTDPDQVGALFDAAAQLGPLTGLVNNAGVTSPIGPFTELRVDDLRRVVDVNLVGYVLCAQQAARRLTDGGAIVNVSSAAATLGSPGEYVHYAAVKAATDTLTVGLAKELAPRGIRVNAVAPGIVRTDIHADSGVPDRADTAAGRIPLGRAGEPDEIAAAIAWLLGPDASYATGTVLRVSGGL